The Elaeis guineensis isolate ETL-2024a chromosome 13, EG11, whole genome shotgun sequence genome includes a region encoding these proteins:
- the LOC105060904 gene encoding uncharacterized protein, which translates to MTRTNQSTSAPPGPTRTPAFAPTRPPTTILKPHLRLRSPTPIEFPLPLPVPHLLSRPPCTGAARAREEGDRSAMADPKPALGLLKQHSWSPDTDRDEAWLRRKGLHRGRRGRPERSVTDDDLDELRGCIDLGFRFEIFDTPATGDRAAKALSRRLSETFPALDLYYAVHRSYGDSVPRSTPSDSCSSASADDGSPMDSPLSIFSPGESPEVVKARLKQWAQVVACSVRQRY; encoded by the exons ATGACGCGGACCAACCAAAGCACCAGCGCCCCGCCCGGACCCACACGGACCCCAGCCTTTGCCCCCACCAGGCCACCCACCACGATTTTAAAACCCCACCTCCGCCTCCGCTCTCCAACACCAATAGAATTCCCCTTACCACTCCCCGTCCCCCATCTTCTCTCCCGCCCTCCCTGCACGGGAGCGGCCAGGGCCCGGGAGGAGGGGGATCGATCCGCCATGGCCGACCCCAAGCCGGCTCTGGGACTCCTCAAGCAGCACTCCTGGTCGCCGGACACCGACCGCGACGAGGCGTGGCTCCGGCGGAAGGGCCTCCACCGCGGCCGTCGAGGCCGGCCGGAGCGGAGCGTCACCGATGATGACCTCGACGAGCTCCGCGGATGCATCGATCTCGGCTTCCGCTTCGAGATCTTCGACACCCCCGCCACCGGGGACCGCGCCGCAAAAGCCCTCAGCCGGAGGCTCTCCGAGACCTTCCCCGCCCTCGATCTCTACTACGCCGTCCACCGGAGCTACGGAGACTCCGTCCCCCGATCCACACCGTCCGATTCCTGCTCCTCTGCCTCCGCCGATGATGGATCGCCGATGGATAGTCCCCTCTCTATATTCTCTCCAG GGGAGAGCCCGGAGGTGGTGAAGGCGAGATTGAAGCAGTGGGCCCAGGTCGTTGCTTGCTCTGTCCGTCAGCGTTACTGA